Genomic window (Dehalococcoidia bacterium):
GACTCGCATCTCTTCCAGCAGTGCGCCGTACAGGGACGGGTCGCCGCTGTGGAGCCGCGCCACCGTCTTCCCCTCGGCGGCCGCACCCGTCATCAGGGCCGCTATCTCCTCTCGCGTCAGGGAGGCGCTACCGTGGACCTGGGCGTCGGAGCGACAGAGGGCGACCACATCAGGCGAGATGAGGGAGTCGGCCCAGATGACCACGTCGGCCTCCGCCAAGACTCGGACCGCCCGCACCGTAAGCAAGTCCGGGTCGCCCGGCCCGGCGCCCACGAAGTAGACCTTCCCCGTCATCCCCTACCTCCGCACGATGAGCAGCGAGAAGTAATCGCGCACCCGCCCGTCCACTGCCTCGGCGCCGTGCAACACCTGCTCCTCGGGCATGGTGGCGCGGCGCACCAGGACGGCTCGCTCCAGCAGTCCCCGCGCTTCCAGCTCGCCGCGCACCACGTCCAGGACACGGTTCACCTTCAGCAGCACGAGGGCATCGCTGGCGTCCAGGGCCGGCCCGATGGCCTGGGGGTGGTACAGGGCAGGCAGGACAGAGATGCGCTCGCGGCCGGCCGCCAGGGGGACGCCAGCGCGAGCGGCGGCGGCCGTCAGCGACGACACTCCCGGCACCACCTCCAGCGGCACCTGGGGATGCTCCCTGCGCAGGTGCTCGTATACGTAGACGAAGGTGCTGTAGAGGAAGGGGTCTCCTTCGGTGAGGAAGGCGCAGTCCTGTCCCCGGGACAGTCGATCCAGCACCTGCGTCATAGGCCCCTGCCAGGTCTCGGTGGTGTGGGGGTGTGACATGGAGAAGGGGAAGGGCACCAGCTCTTTCCCCTCCAGGGGCACGGCGCCGGCAGCGATGGCCAGGGCCATGCTGCCCTCGCCGGAGGTGGACTGGGGGTAGCAGACCACCGACACCTGCCGCAGGATGCGGGCGGCCTTCAGCGTCAGCAGCTCCGGGTCGCCCGGCCCCACGCCGATGCCGTAAAAGCGGCCCCATCTGCCGCTCATGGCTCCTCCTTCCAGGCCGAAACGATGAATACAGGGTTGAGGGCTTCAAGACCCGTAAGCCCCCCTAGCTCCCGCGAGCGCGCTACCTGGACGGCGGTCACTTGCCAGCGCAGCCCGAGGCAGGCGAGGGCCTCCCGTGCTCGCTCCAGGTTCTCCAGGGTGGCCAGGTCCACGACGATGCGCCCTCCCGCCCTCAGCCGTCGGGCGGCGCAGCCGAGGATGTCGGCCAGATGGCCACCGCTGCCCCCCACGAACACCGCGTCGGGGTCCGGGAGGCCGTCCAGGGCCTCGGGCGCTTGCCCTTCCACCACCGTCAGGTTGGGGCGGGGGAAGCGCTCCAGGTTGCGGCGCAGGGCAGCGACGGCCTCGGCCCGTCGTTCCACAGCGTAGACGTGGCCCCGGTGGGCCACCAGCGCCGCCTCCAGGGCCAGGGAGCCGCTGCCCGCTCCCACGTCCCAGACCAGCGAGTCGGGCTGGAGGCGCAGCTTGAACAGGGCCACCGCCCGCACCTCTTCCTTGGTCATCACCCCGGGCGGATGAGACTCCAGTGCCTCGTCGGGGATGCCCAGGAAGGGCCGTTGGCCTCTCATCCCAGCTCTGCCCTCCCCAACAATCGCCCGTCCTGGTCGAAGCAGAGGCATTCCACAGCCAGCCTTCCGCCCACATAGGCGTGGGCGGCCTCGCACACCTTCTGGCACAGGAGGTCGAAATAGCCGGCCAGGCCGTGGGCCTGGACCAACTCCTGGGCATGGCGAGCGCTGGCTGCGCGGCGAACCGCCTCTACCAGGTTGGGCGGAGCGCCCAGGGCCAGGGCCAGCCCTGCCAGGAAGTCGGTGTCCACCTGGTTGCCCGCCACGTGAGTCACCATCTTCCCCTGGGCCACCTTGGACAGCTTGCCGATCATGCCCGCCAGGGTGACGCGACGGATCCCCCGCTGGACGGCCCGCCTGAGCCCGGGACCGAAGAAGATGCCGGCCTCCACGAAGGCCATGTCGGGCAGGTGGGAAAGAAGACGGCGGGCGAACTCCTCGCTCTGGGTGCCGGTGCTGAGGACTATGTGCTCCAGTCCGTTGGCGGCGGCCACGTCGATGGCCATCTCCACGCTGGCCCTCCAGGCAGCGGTGGAGAAGGGCACGACGATGCCGGTGGTGCCCAGGATGGATATGCCCCCCACGATGCCCAGGCGGGCGTTGGTGGTCTTCTCGGCTATCTTCTCTCCCTCCGGGACCCATATCTCCACCGTCAGCCCGCGCTCTCGGGCCAGCGGCCCCAGACCTTCCAGAGCGGACTCGGTTATCATGCGTCGCGGCACGCGGGTGATGGCCGGCTCCCCTACGGGTATTCCCACCCCTGGCCGGGTGACGGTGCCCACCCCGGGCCCGCCCCGGATGTGGACTTCGCCCGGCGGCTCGGCCCAGGAGACGGTGGCGCAGATCTCGGCGCCGTGGGTCACATCGGGGTCGTCCCCAGCGTCCTTCACTACCGAGCAGGTGACACGCCCGTTCCCCACCTCGACGCGGTGGACGTTCAGCGTAGCCTCCTGGCCCACGGGCAGGCGCACCGTCACCTGCCGGGGTGCCTGGCCCGTGGCCAGGGCCATGGCGGCGGCCTTGGCAGCGGCAGCGGCGCAGGTCCCGGTGGTGTAGCCCCGGCGCAGGCCCCTGCGCCTCACCTGGGACATCCTTCCAGCACCTCCCTCACCCGCTCCCGAAGCATGACCGTCAGCTCCGGGTCCGGCCCCAGCGGCCCCGAAAGGAGTATACGCTTGCGGGGGTGACGACGCTGCAGGTCCTCCACGGCCGGAGCTATGTCCTGCTCCCATATCTTGCCCCGGAAGAAGAGGCAGGGGAAGACCAGCAGCGTGGCTACCTCCGGCAGCAGCGTCTCTGCCGCCTCGGCCAGCGCAGGCGGTCCGGGGCCCGACTGGGCCACCGCCGTCCGACACCCTCCGGCGATAGCCCTGGCTGCCGCTTCAGCCAGGTCCTGTGCCCAGCCCAGGTCGCCTCCGTTGTAGCGGGTGTAGGCCTTCACCAGCAGGAGGCCCCAGGGCCGTGGCTGCCCGTCCAGCAGTTTCGCGGCCCGTCGGGCCACCAGGGAGGCCAGCAGCGGGTGCCTGGCCAGTGGGCGTCCACTGTGGACCTGCAGGCCCGGCCAGAGCCGGGACAGCTGCTGGGCGACGCCGCATACCTCCTGGCGGTGCTGGCCCTCTCCCAGCAGCAGCGGCTGTACTACCAGGGCGTCCACCCCCTGGTCCAGCAGCGTGCGAGCGGCCTCGGACGGCGACGGCGACAGGGCCTCCAGATAGGCCACCGCCACCGGCAGTCCGCCCAGCCGCTGCGACAGGTCACGGGCCAGGGCCGCCGCTCCCCGGGGGGTCTCGTCGCCCCGACGGCTACCGTGGGCCAGCAGAATGACCCCCGGCCGCCTGCTCCTGGGGAGCGAAGGCCATGTGCAGGGGACCAAAGCTACCTCCCACTACCAGCCAGAACAGGGCCAGTCCGCCAGCCGAAAGGGCCCGGAAGCGGGGTAACAGGTCGGACAGACTGGCAGGGACAGGATCGTCCGACCCCGGCACCAGGAAGTAGAGCAGCAGACAGGCGGCGGCATACAGGCCCAGGGCGATGGCCCATCTCTTGGGCGAGCCGCCCGCCCGGCCAAGTCGCCAGGCGACCAGCAACGCCGCTGCCGACAGCACCGTGAACAGCAGGTAGCTCGCCTGCCGCGAGCCCACCGTCGCCTCGTCGCCCACGCCGGGCGGGTTGGCCGGAAACTTGAGGAAGGGGAAGATGGCCACCGACCACAGCAGCCCCAGCGCCAGTGCCACGCCCCGCTGCCAGGCCCAGCGGCCCGGCAGGTGCCGCTCCAGCAGCGAGTAGGCCCCGGCGAAGATTAGGCCCCACGAGACCCCGTAAAGAAGGAAGCCGCCGAAGAGGCCCAGGCGCTGCACCGAGCGGGGGAAAACCTCCTGCACCGGCCCCAGGGCTGCCTCCCGCCCGATGGCCTCCTGCAGCACCGGCTCCGTGGCCAGGAAGTGGTAAAGGGCCACCAGCATGCCGGCCAGGGCGCCGGCGCCCAACGCTGCCTTCAGGTTCTGGGCCAGAGTCGACGTGCCCATGGCCTAGTGGCAGGGGAACCCCGCCGTGTGACGGGCGTCGTGGAACAGCTCGTGCAGCCAGTTGGAGCGAAGGGCCACCTCTCCCAGGAAGGCGCCCAGGGCCACCCCCTGGTCCATGCCTACGAGGTAGAGGCCCAGAAGCCCCAGCAGGATGGCCCCCCACGCCAGCCATGTCTCGGCCTGGGCCTCGCTCCACTCGCGCACCTGTACCAAGAGCCTCATGTCGTCCCTCCTCCTTTCGTGTTCGCTGCTCGTCCTCGCTCTCGAGAGGGCGACGTCCTCTCACCTCCTTCTAAGGCCAGGCCGGAGCGGGTCGTGCCGGCCCTGGCCATCCCTATCAGGGCGTTGACGATGGCGGCCGCCGCGCCGCCCCCGCCGCGGGAACCGACGATGGCGATGTAAGGCAGGGAACGCGCCATCAGCTCCTCTTTGGCCTCCGGGGCCAGCACCAGCCCCACGGGCGCCCCGATGACCAGGGCCGGCCGGGCCAGCCCCTCGTCCCACAGGTCGAGGAGCGCCAGCAGGGCAGTGGGAGCAGTGCCTACGGCGACCACGGCCCCCTCCACCGCTTCTCTCGAGAGCAGCATGGCCGCTGCCGAGCGGGTGATCCCCCGCCTCGAAGCCTCCTCCTCCGCACCGGCGGCATCGAGGGCGCAGACCAGAGGGCAGCCGAGGCGGGATGCTCCCTGGCGGTCGATGCCTGCCAGGGTCACGTGGGAATCGGCCACGATGGGTGCGCCGGACCTCAGCGCCTGCACGCCTGTCTCGACTGCACCGGGCGAGAAGCGCAGTAGCGTCGGCAGCGCCGGGTCGCCCGTGGCGCGCAGCAGCTGCAGGGCGACCTCTTCCTCGGTCGGCGAAAGGGACAGGGGCGGCAGCAAGGAGCGGGCGACGGCCACCCCCCGCTGGTATATCTCCTGCGGCGATGCGCGATAACGGTCCAGCAGTCCCACGCCTCACCTCAGCACCAGGCGAATGGCCCTCGCCAGCGCCCTCCCGTCGGCGTCGGCCACGGGCACGCGAGGAGCGCCCAGGGCGCGGGCCAGCCCCTCCGTCAGCCCCAGCGAGAAGGGGGCGCCCCCTTCGGCGTCCAGGACCATCGCCTTGAACCCTCGCCGCCCCAGGGCCTCCGCCTGGGCGATAGCCTCCAGGTAGGGGTCGCCACCGTGCAGGGAGCGGTTGGCGCGCCCGTCGGTGGCCAGCACCAGCAGGCAGGGGGCACCCGGGTTGGCGCGGCGGTGTCTCTCCAGCAGCCAGGCCGCCCTGGCCAGCCCCGCCGCCAGGGGCGTGGCGCCGCCGGCAGGGAGGGACGCCAGCAGTCGTCGCGCCCGTTCCAGGCTGCCCGTGGGCGGCAGGAGCACTTCGGCGCCGCGACCGCGGGCGCAGACCAGGGCCACCCGGTCGCGCCGGCGGTAGGCGTCGGCCAGAAGCTCCAGGGCTGCTCCCTTTACGGCGGCCAGGCGCCGGCGGGCGGCCATGGAGCCGCTGGCGTCCACCACGAAGGTGAGCAGAGCCCCCACGCGACCCTCGCGCACCTTCATACGAAGGTCGCCGGGCTGCAGCCGTAGCCCCTGGCCAGGTAGGACACGGGCGCCCCTCTGGGCTGCCGCCCGGAGGGTGGCGTCCAGGGCCAGGTCAGCGACGCGGCCACGGGGCAGTCGGGCCGACACGTAGCGGCCGTGGCCCGGTATGCCCGTGACGGTGGCCCTCTTGCCGAGTCGTGGCGAGAGAGGCGGCTCGTCCTCCTTCATCAGCAGCGAGGGGGCCCTGGAAGGGGCAGGCGGCACCTGGCGTTCGCCTGTCTGTCCGCCTGCCTGTGGGGTGGGGGGATCGTCGCCAGCATCGGACGGGGGCGGTGGCGGTGGTGGCGGGGAGGCTGGGGAAGGTCCTTCGGGCGGGCGCCCTCTGTGCAGCAGGGCCAGAGGCGCCACCGCCTCCACGTCCTCGAACCCCGCCTGGCGTCGGCCCTGGAGGGCGGCATGGGCCAGCGCGGCACGGTAGATGACGATGTCTGCCCGCATACCCTCCACGCCATGGGCGAGGCAGAGCCGGGCGATGCGCTCCAGCAGGCCGTCCTCGGCCGATACCTGCGGCAGGAGCGCCTGGGCCTCGGCCAGGCGACGGCGCAACGCCTCCTCCTCGTCCCGCCAGCGGGCGATGAAGCCGGCGGGGTCGCGGTCGAACTCCAGGCGCCTTCGCACCACCTCGGCCCGCAGGGCGGGGTCCGTCAGCTCCTCCACCTCTGTCGCCAGGCCGAAGCGGTCCAGGAGCTGGGGGCGTACCTCCCCCTCCTCAGGGTTCATGGTGCCTACCAGCACGAAGCGGGCCTGGTGGGAAAAGGACACACCCTCTCGCTCGACGTAGTTGACGCCCATGGCGGCGGCGTCCAGCAGCACGTCCACCAGATGGTCGGGTAGCAGGTTCACTTCGTCTATGTACAGGACGCCGCGGTGGGCCTGCGCCAGCAGGCCGGGCTGGAAGCGCCGCTCGCCCTCCTTCAGGGCGGCCTCTATGTCGAGCGTGCCCAGGACCCGGTCCTCGGTGGCGCCCATGGGCAGGTCTACCAGTCGCGCCGGGCGGACTGAGGCTGGCGGCGGGGCGTCGCCCTGGCAGAGGCCGCAGAGGCCCTGGGGGGCCTGCGGGTGGCAGGAGAAGGGACAGCCGTCCACCACCTCGATGGGGGGAAGGACGCTGGCCAGCGCCCGAACCGCGGTGGACTTGGCCGTCCCCTTGTGGCCGCGGATCAGGACGCCGCCGATGCCCGGGTCTACTGCCGCCAGCAGCAGCGCCAGCTTCATGCGTTCCTGCCCGACGATGGCGGTGAAGGGGAAGGTCGGCCCCAGCTCAGCCCTCATGGGCCTCCTCCAGCAGCGCATCGGTCTCCAGATAGACCCGGCGCAGGGCGTCCAGCGTGTCCCGGGGCGGCGACTCCCACAGCCCCCGCGATGCCGCCTCCAGGAGGCGGGCGGCGATGTCCCGCAACGCCCAGGGGTTGCTGCGACGGAAGAACTCCTGCATCTGGGGGTCCAGGGCGTAGGCCTGTGCTACCTCGGCATACATCCAGTCCTCCACCACTCCAGCAGTGGCGTCGTACCCGAACAGGTAGTCCACGGTGGCAGCCAGCTCGAAGGCCCCTTTGTAGCCGTGGGACATCATGGCTCGGATCCACTTGGGGTTCACCACCCTCGTGCGGAAGACGCGCCGCGCCTCTTCGGCCAGGTCCCGTACCCGTGGCAGGGACGGGTCCGACGAGTCGCCGAAGTAGGCTCGGGGCCGGCGCCCCGTCAGGGCCTTCACGGTGGCCACCATGCCGCCGTGGTACTGGAGGTAGTCATCGGAATCGAAGATGTCGTGCTCGCGGTTGTCCTGGTTCTTGGCTGCCACGGCGATGCGGGCGAACTGCTCTCGGAACTCCAGCGGGGCGCTCTCGCCCTGGCTACGACGCGAGTAGGCGTAGGACCCCCAGGCGATGTAGATGCTGGCCAGATCCTCCTCCGTGCGCCAGTTGCCTTCGTCCAGGGCGGCCAGGATCCCGGCCCCGTAGGTGCCGGGCTTGGAGCCGAAGATGCGGTACAGGGCGCGGGCACGGGCATCGGCCTCGGCATGGCCCGATGCCGTACGACGGGCTAGGTCCTGGCGATAGTGACGGGCAACGTAGTTCATCTCGTCGGGCTCGTCCAGGGTCGCCACCGTCTCGATGGCTTCGTCCAAGAGGGCGATGAGGTTGGGGAAGGCGTCGCGGAAGAAGCCCGAGATGCGCAGGGTAACGTCGATGCGCGGGCGCCCCAGCTCCTCCAGGGGGATCACCTCCAGGCCGACGACGCGGCCGTCCTCCTCCCGCCAGCGGGGCCGCACGCCCAGCAGGGCCAGCGCCTGAGCGATGTCGTCGCCCTGGGTGCGCATGACGGCGGTGCCCCACACCACCAGCCCCACCATCTCCGGATAGCGGCCCTCTTCTCGCAGGTAGCGCTGCACCAGCCCCTCGGCCAGTGCCTTCCCCACTTCCCAGGCGAAGGGGGACGGCACCGAGCGCGGGTCGAGGGAGTAGAAGTTGCGTCCGGTGGGCAGGACGTTGGCCATGCCGCGGGTGGGCGAGCCGCTGGGGCCCGGAGGGACGAAGCCTCCCGCCAGCCCCCGCAGCAGGTTGCCTATCTCGTCGCTGGTGCGCTCCAGGTCGGGCACAAGCCGCCGACAGATGTGCTCCAGCGTCCTGGTCACTCCCTCGTGGACTAGGCCCAGCACCGACTCCTGGGCCGAGGCGACCGAGGTCGCATCGAAGCCGCAGGCCTGGAGGGCCTGCAGTAGCCGACGGCAGAGGGCGTCCACCGCGGCCAGGACATCGCCTCGGGTGCGCAGGGGCATCTCCAGAGAGGCCAGGGCCGACGGCGCAGGGCCGTCATAGGGCAACCCCAGGTCGGAGCGCAGGTGGTGGTACGGGATGTCCAGCGCTTCGGCCACCGACCGACGCAGGGAGGGGACGTCACCGTTATCCAGCCGCGTCAGGGCCAGCAAGGTATCGATGAGGGCCTCGCCGCGGGGTGGCTCCCCCAGCACGTGCAGTCCGCCGCGGATGATGGCGTCCTTCAGCTCACAGATGTAGCCGTCCACGTGGAGGAGAAAGGAATCGAAGTCGTCGGGCTCTCGCTCCACTCCCAGGTCCCGGTGGAGGTTGGCCCGCTCCACCAGCTCCCAGATCTGCCGACGCACCAGGGGGAGTTTGGCCGGGTCCATGGCCTGGGCGCGGGCGTACTCGTCCATGAGCTGTTCCAGGCGGGCCAGGTCGCCGTAGGTGCCGGCGGCGGTCATGGGCGGCATCAGGTGGTCGACGATGACAGCGTGGGCACGGCGCTTGGCCTGTGCCCCCTCGCCCGGGTCGTTGACGATGAAGGGATAAAGGAGGGGCAGGTCGGGAAGGCAGGCGGTGGGATAGCAGGCTGGCGAGAGGCCGATGCCCTTGCCCGGCAGCCATTCCAGAGTGCCGTGCTTGCCCAGGTGTACCACGGCGTCGGCGCCGAAGCCGTCCCGCAGCCAGCGATAGAACGCCAGGTAGTGATGGGTAGGCGGCAGGTCGGGGCTGTGATAGACGGCCATGGGGTCCTCGCCGAAGCCCCGCGGCGGCTGCAGCCCGAGGTAGACGTTGCCCACCACCAGGCCCGGAATGGCCAGGGCGCCTTCGGCGCAGTAGACCTGTCCGGGGGGCGCCCCCCATGCGCCCTGCATCTCCTGCTGCAGCGCCTCCGGCAGTCCCTGGAACCAGCGTCGGTATTCCTCCGCAGGCACCCGTCCTGGGGCGTGGGCCAGGTGCTCCTCCGTCAGGTGCTCTCGGTCGTAGCTGCCCGTGGCCAGCAAGCGGCGCATGAGCTGGTCGCCGTCTTCAGGGACCTCCGGCACCCTGTAGCCGGCCTCGCGCATGGCCATCAGGAGGCGGACGGCGGAAGCGGGGGTATCCAGCCCCACGGCGTTGCCCGCTCGGGCGCTCCGGGTGGGGTAGTTGCTGAGGACGATGGCGACCCTCTTCTTGGAGTTGGGCTTACGGCGCAGGCGTGCCCAGCGCAGGGCCTGCTCGGCCACTATGCCCACCAGCGCGGGGTCGGGCACGGTGCGGGCCACCGTCACCCCCAGGCGCGGGTCGTGGCGCTCCTCCTTGAAGGCGATGGGCAGGGAGATGATGCGGCCGTCCAGCTCCGGCAGGGCCACGTTCATGGCCACGTCCAGGGGCGAGACCCCCACGGCGCTCTCCTCCCACTCCCCTCGGGAGGAGGTGGCCAGGATCGCTTGGACGATAGGCACGTCCAGTGCGGCCAGGGCGTGAGCGGTCACGTCGGGATCGTCGCGGGCCAGGGCGAAGCTGAGGGTGGAGATGATGCAGTCCACCAGGGGCCGGCCGCCGTCGTCCAGCAGGTGGCGGCGCAGGGCCAGGGGCAGTTGCCCCGGAGCGGTGGCCTCGTCTCGCAGGCTGTAGCAGAAGACGGGCAGGACGTCGGCACCTCGCTCCTCCAGCGCCTGGACTAGGACATCGATGGCCTCGGTGTTGCCGCTCGCCCACAGGGCCCGATAGAAGAGCACGCCTACCGCCGGACGTTCGCCTCGCCAGTACCGCCGACGGTATTCAGGCGAAGAGAGGACCTCAGCGACGCCCGGCCGGTAGACGCCGTCCCACGGCAGAGGGGTGGGAGGGCTGTGACCGTAGTCGGTGCCCAGGAGGCGGTCGCTGAGGAACAGCAGCAGCTGGCGCAGGTTCTCGGTGCCCCCGTGCACCAGGTACTCGTAGGCACGGGCCACCACCGCCGCCGGCACAGTGCTGGCCGCCTCCAGGGACGGGTCGCGGGTGGCCTCGCCAGGACAGGCGACGAGCGGAATGTGCCGCTCTCGACATAATGCAGAAAGGCGCTCCACCCCAGCCTCGAAGGCCCGCTTGCCGCCCAGCAGTCGCAGCAGCACCAGGGAGGCACGGGGGGCCACGGCGTCCATGAAGGAGTCCAGGGCCGCGGACGATGCCAGCTGGCGGACGTGCCGGGCCATCACGGGTGGGAAGTCGGGAGGAAGGCGGTCCAGGGCCCGCGCCAGGGCCTGCAGGTCGGTGTCGGCGGTCGTCAGGAAGACTATCATCAGTCCGCTTCTCCCACGCCTGGGGAGAGCGGACAGGGAGGGCCCGACGGCCCACCTGGGCGCCCTCCCCGACGCGAGGAGGCTCGCGCCCGTCTCCCGGGCAGGTCTCCTGGCTGACGGATCATCGCCCTCGGCGCCTTCCCATCCCTTTCGGGACAGTGGCCTTTGCCGGGGCTCCCCGCTCACAGTGGCGCGGCCGCGGAGGCTTTTACCCCTCTTCCCTGTTAGGCCCTTGCGGGCACCCGGGAGACAGCTATGCGGTTGTCGGTCGCCCTCTTCTTAACATAGGCCGATGCCCCCGTCAAGCCGCGCAGGCGTGATAGCATAAGAGCCGATGGGCGGCCGCTTGCTGATGGTCCAGGGCACCATGTCCCACGTGGGCAAGACCGTGCTGGTGGCCGCCCTTTGCCGCATATTCCTCCAGGACGGCCTCCGAGTGGCACCTTTCAAGGCCCAGAACATGGCCCTCAATTCCTTCGTCACCCCCGACGGACTGGAGATAGGCCGTGCCCAGGCCATGCAGGCCGAGGCTGCGGGCGTGCCCCCAGCGGTGGAGATGAACCCGGTCCTCCTCAAGCCCGAGGCCGACCACCGCAGCCAGGTGGTGGTCATGGGCCGGCCCATGGGTTCCTGCAGCGCCGCCGAGTATCACCGTCTGAAGCCCTCCCTTCTGCCGCTGGTGCTGGAGGCCCTGGAGCGGCTGCGCTCCCGCTACGACGTGGTGGTGATGGAAGGCGCGGGCAGTCCCGCCGAGGTGAACCTGAAGACCCACGACATCGTCAACATGGGCGTGGCGAGGCGAGTGGGCGCGCCGGTGTTGCTGGTGGGCGACATCGACCGCGGCGGGGTCTTCGCCCAACTGGTGGGCACGGTGGAGCTGCTGGAGCCCGAGGAGCGGTCGCTGGTGAAGGCCCTGGTCATCAACAAGTTCCGCGGGGACAAGTCGCTTTTGCTGCCTGGCCTGCGCTTCCTCGAGGAACGAACGGGCCTGCCTGTGGCCGGAGTGGTGCCCTACGACCCGGGCCTCTCGCTGCCGGAAGAGGACTCGGTGGCCCTGGAAATGGTGCCCCGGCGGGCGGACGGCGTCCTGGACGTGGCCGCCGTGCGCCTGCCGCGCATCGCCAACTTCGACGACCTGGACCCCCTGCGCAGAGAGGCAGGGGTGGGCCTGCGCTTCGTCACCAGGGGCGACGAGCTGGGGAGCCCCGACCTGGTGGTGATCCCCGGAACGAAGACCACCATCGCCGACCTTGAACAGATGCGGTCGAGCGGGATCGCCGAGGCCATAACGCGTGCAGTATCGGCAGGCACGGCCGTGGTAGGCATCTGCGGCGGCTTCCAGATGCTGGGGCTGGCAGTGCTGGACCCCCAGGGCGTGGAGAGCGACAGGGCTCAGGCCCGAGGGCTGGGCCTGCTCCCCGTCAGCACCGTCTTCCGTCCTGCCAAGACCACCCATCAGGTGGAGGCCCGAGTGGAGGCCGACCGCGGTCTGCTCGAGGGATGCCGAGGGATGGCGATACGGGGCTACGAGATCCACATGGGAGAGTCATGGGGCGAGGCCGATTCCCCCTTCCTGCTGGTCTCTCGCTCTGGCGAGGCGTGTCGCGTCCCCGATGGCGCCCTGAGCCGGGACGGCTGGCTGCTGGGCACCTACATTCATGGACTGTTCCACAACCGCGACCTGCGGCGGCGGCTCTTGCGCAATCTGGCCCGTCGCAAGGGGGTGTCCCTGCCCGAGTCCACCGAGGGGGAGGACGACCCCTACGACCGACTGGCAGCCCTGGTGCGCGCCCACCTGGACATGGGCCTCATATACCGTCTGCTGGGACTGGAGGGGTGAAGGTCAAGGCTCTGGCCCTGCCACTGCGGGCTCCCTCCTACTACGGCTGGTGGATGGCCCTGGTCGCCACGGGCGCCCTGGCGGTGGGCTCCGGGGTCTCCTTCTGGGCCTATGGCCTCTACTTCGAGCCTCTAGAGCGGGAGATGGGCTGGACCCGGACCGAGCTGTCGGGCG
Coding sequences:
- a CDS encoding CbtA family protein — its product is MGTSTLAQNLKAALGAGALAGMLVALYHFLATEPVLQEAIGREAALGPVQEVFPRSVQRLGLFGGFLLYGVSWGLIFAGAYSLLERHLPGRWAWQRGVALALGLLWSVAIFPFLKFPANPPGVGDEATVGSRQASYLLFTVLSAAALLVAWRLGRAGGSPKRWAIALGLYAAACLLLYFLVPGSDDPVPASLSDLLPRFRALSAGGLALFWLVVGGSFGPLHMAFAPQEQAAGGHSAGPR
- the cbiT gene encoding precorrin-6Y C5,15-methyltransferase (decarboxylating) subunit CbiT; the protein is MRGQRPFLGIPDEALESHPPGVMTKEEVRAVALFKLRLQPDSLVWDVGAGSGSLALEAALVAHRGHVYAVERRAEAVAALRRNLERFPRPNLTVVEGQAPEALDGLPDPDAVFVGGSGGHLADILGCAARRLRAGGRIVVDLATLENLERAREALACLGLRWQVTAVQVARSRELGGLTGLEALNPVFIVSAWKEEP
- a CDS encoding precorrin-8X methylmutase, whose translation is MGLLDRYRASPQEIYQRGVAVARSLLPPLSLSPTEEEVALQLLRATGDPALPTLLRFSPGAVETGVQALRSGAPIVADSHVTLAGIDRQGASRLGCPLVCALDAAGAEEEASRRGITRSAAAMLLSREAVEGAVVAVGTAPTALLALLDLWDEGLARPALVIGAPVGLVLAPEAKEELMARSLPYIAIVGSRGGGGAAAAIVNALIGMARAGTTRSGLALEGGERTSPSRERGRAANTKGGGTT
- a CDS encoding CbtB-domain containing protein is translated as MRLLVQVREWSEAQAETWLAWGAILLGLLGLYLVGMDQGVALGAFLGEVALRSNWLHELFHDARHTAGFPCH
- a CDS encoding magnesium chelatase subunit D family protein yields the protein MRAELGPTFPFTAIVGQERMKLALLLAAVDPGIGGVLIRGHKGTAKSTAVRALASVLPPIEVVDGCPFSCHPQAPQGLCGLCQGDAPPPASVRPARLVDLPMGATEDRVLGTLDIEAALKEGERRFQPGLLAQAHRGVLYIDEVNLLPDHLVDVLLDAAAMGVNYVEREGVSFSHQARFVLVGTMNPEEGEVRPQLLDRFGLATEVEELTDPALRAEVVRRRLEFDRDPAGFIARWRDEEEALRRRLAEAQALLPQVSAEDGLLERIARLCLAHGVEGMRADIVIYRAALAHAALQGRRQAGFEDVEAVAPLALLHRGRPPEGPSPASPPPPPPPPSDAGDDPPTPQAGGQTGERQVPPAPSRAPSLLMKEDEPPLSPRLGKRATVTGIPGHGRYVSARLPRGRVADLALDATLRAAAQRGARVLPGQGLRLQPGDLRMKVREGRVGALLTFVVDASGSMAARRRLAAVKGAALELLADAYRRRDRVALVCARGRGAEVLLPPTGSLERARRLLASLPAGGATPLAAGLARAAWLLERHRRANPGAPCLLVLATDGRANRSLHGGDPYLEAIAQAEALGRRGFKAMVLDAEGGAPFSLGLTEGLARALGAPRVPVADADGRALARAIRLVLR
- the cobI gene encoding precorrin-2 C(20)-methyltransferase, with protein sequence MSGRWGRFYGIGVGPGDPELLTLKAARILRQVSVVCYPQSTSGEGSMALAIAAGAVPLEGKELVPFPFSMSHPHTTETWQGPMTQVLDRLSRGQDCAFLTEGDPFLYSTFVYVYEHLRREHPQVPLEVVPGVSSLTAAAARAGVPLAAGRERISVLPALYHPQAIGPALDASDALVLLKVNRVLDVVRGELEARGLLERAVLVRRATMPEEQVLHGAEAVDGRVRDYFSLLIVRR
- a CDS encoding cobalt-precorrin-5B (C(1))-methyltransferase, coding for MRRRGLRRGYTTGTCAAAAAKAAAMALATGQAPRQVTVRLPVGQEATLNVHRVEVGNGRVTCSVVKDAGDDPDVTHGAEICATVSWAEPPGEVHIRGGPGVGTVTRPGVGIPVGEPAITRVPRRMITESALEGLGPLARERGLTVEIWVPEGEKIAEKTTNARLGIVGGISILGTTGIVVPFSTAAWRASVEMAIDVAAANGLEHIVLSTGTQSEEFARRLLSHLPDMAFVEAGIFFGPGLRRAVQRGIRRVTLAGMIGKLSKVAQGKMVTHVAGNQVDTDFLAGLALALGAPPNLVEAVRRAASARHAQELVQAHGLAGYFDLLCQKVCEAAHAYVGGRLAVECLCFDQDGRLLGRAELG